The genome window CGGTGACGTCACCGCCGCCGACATCGCGCCGCCCGCCGGTGTCGAGGTGCACAACCCCGACCTGAAGATCGCGACCCTGTCCGACAAGGGCAAGATCGAGCTCGAGCTGGTCGTCGAGCGTGGCCGCGGTTACGTCTCCGCCGTCCAGAACAAGGGCGCCGACAACGAGATCGGTCGCATCCCGGTCGACTCGATCTACTCGCCGGTGCTCAAGGTCAGCTACAAGGTCGAGGCGACCCGTGTCGAGCAGCGCACCGACTTCGACAAGCTCGTCATCGACGTCGAGACCAAGGCCTCCATCGCCCCGCGCGACGCGCTCGCCTCGGCGGGCAAGACCCTCGTCGAGCTCTTCGGCCTCGCCCGTGAGCTCAACGTCGAGGCCGAGGGCATCGACATCGGCCCGAGCCCGGTCGACGAGCAGCTCGCTGCCGACCTGGCCCTGCCGGTCGAGGACCTGAACCTCACCGTCCGCTCCTACAACTGCCTCAAGCGCGAGGGCATCCACACCGTGGGTGAGCTCATCGGTCGCTCGGAGCAGGACCTGCTCGACATCCGCAACTTCGGTGCCAAGTCGATCGACGAGGTCAAGCTGAAGCTGCACGAGATGGGCCTCTCGCTCAAGGACAGCGCTCCGGGCTTCGACCCGACCGCCGCCCTCGCCGCCTACGGCGACGATGACGACGACGCGTTCGTCGAGGACGAGCAGTACTGATTCTCTGAACCCGGGGCGGCGACCGCCGCCCCGGGCCAAATCCCCTCCGGGGGTCGACCCGGTACCTCACACGGCCGGATTTGAAAGGAAGGCATCATGCCTACTCCCAAGAAGGGTGCCCGCCTCGGCGGCTCGCCCGCGCACCAGAAGCTGATCCTCTCGAACCTCGCCACGGCGCTGTTCGAGCACGGCCGCATCACCACGACCGAGGCCAAGGCCCGGACGCTGCGCCCGCTCGCGGAGAAGCTCATCACCAAGGCCAAGAAGGGCGACTTGCACAACCGTCGCGAGGTCCTCAAGACCATCCGCGACAAGTCGGTCGTGCACACGCTCTTCACCGAGATCGCGGAGACGTTCGCCGAGCGTCCGGGCGGCTACACCCGTATCACCAAGCTCGGTCCGCGCAAGGGCGACAACGCCCCCATGGCGGTCATCGAGCTCGTGACCGAGGCGTACGCCCCCAAGGCCCCGACCAAGAAGGCTGCTGCCGAGGAGCCCAAGGCTGGTCCGGTCGCCGAGACGCCGGCTGAGGAGACCCCCGTCGAGGAGGCCGCCGCGGCCGCCGATGAGGTCGCCGAGGTCGAGGCCGTCGACGGCGCCGAGGCTGCTGCCCTCGCCGACGAGGCCGTCGCGATCGCCGAGTCGACCGACCAGGACGCTGCGGCGCCTGCCGAGCAGACCACGGAGCCGACCGAGGAGGCCTGAGCCCCCTCGCAACGCACCAAGGAGCGCCCGTCACCGTGAGGTGGCGGGCGCTTCTGCGTTCCTACCGTCCGTCGAGCAGGTCCAGCAGCTCTCGTGCATTGGCCGGCGCATGACCCGAGCCGTCGTTGTCGAAGTAGCCCCAGACCTCGCGGCCGTCGACGCGCCATGCCCTGATCTGGTCGGCCCACGCCTCGAGCTCCGCACGGGAGTAGCGGCCGGCGTACAGGGGTGCCGACGTGGGGCCGTGCCACCGGCAGTAGACGAAGGGGCCGGTCACGCGCTTCACCGTGTGGAGTCCCGTCCCGTGCGTGAGGACGAAGGCGGCCCCATGCTTGGTGAGGATCTCGGCCACGTCATCGTCGTCCCACGACGGGTGCCGCAGCTCCATCGCCAGGGGTATGCCGACGGGCACCCGCTCCAGGAACGCGGCGAGCCTCTCGTCGTCCCGCGGGAGGTCGCCCGGCAGCTGTACCAGGCAGGGCCCGGCCTTCGCCCCGAGAGCCTGATGTGCCGCCGCCAGCCGGTCTGACCACGCGCCCTCCGGGTCGCGCAGCTTGCGGCCGTGGCTGAGCCACCGCGAGGCCTTGAACGCCATCGCGAAGCCGTCGGGCAGCGACCTGCTCCAGCCCTCGAACGGCCGGACACCCGGCCAGCGGTAGAACGATGCGTTGAGCTCGACGGTGTCGAAGCGGCTGACGTAGAAGTCCCGCCACTTCGACCGCGCCAGGTCCTCCGGATAGAAGGTGCCGGCCCAGTGGTCGTAGGTCCATCCGCTGGTCCCGATGCGCACGCCGTCCATGCAGGCTTGATACCCACCTGATGGGAGACTGTGCGCCGTGCGGATCCGGATCGACTTCGCCTACGACGGCACCGACTTCAGCGGCTGGGCGATGCAGCCCGGTCTGCGGACCGTTCAGGGCGAGCTGCAGGCCGCGCTGGCGCAGGCGCTCCGGCTCGAGGAGGCGTGGGTCACCGTCGCGGGCCGCACGGACGCCGGCGTCCACGCGCGGGGGCAGGTCTGTCACGTCGACGTCGACGAGCCCGTCCTGGTGCAGGCTGCAGGCCGGTCGCCGCAGACGCCTGTCGATGCGCTGACGCGGCGGCTCAACGGGATCCTGCCGCCGGACATCCGCATCCATCGCAGCAGTGAGGCGCCGGCGTACTTCGACGCGCGCTTCTCCGCGACCTGGCGGCGCTACGCCTATCGCGTCGCCGACGACACGACCTCCTATGACCCGCTGCGGCGCCACCACGTGCTGCACTGGCCGCGTCCGCTCGACGTCGGCCTGATGAACCGGGCGGCGGCCGACCTCGTCGGCCTGCGCGACTTCACGACGTTCTGCAAGGCGCGTGAGGGCTCGACGGCGATCCGGGAGCTGCGCGAGCTCCGCTGGGAGCGCGAGCCCGACGGTACGGCGACCGCGACCGTTCTGGCCGACGCGTTCTGTCACTCCATGGTCCGGAGCCTGGTGGGCTGCCTGATCGCGATCGGCGAGGGGCGCAAGGACGTGAGCTGGGCCCGGGCGGAGCTGGAGGCACAGCGACGCTCGAGCTCGATCCACCTCGCCTCGCCGCGCGGTCTCGTGCTCGAGGAGGTCGGCTACCCGCCTGACGAGGAGCTCGAGGGCCGACTGCTCATCACGAAGAACCGCCGGACGGCTGATGAGGTGGACGCATGAGTGACGCGCCTGACGAGACGGAGCAGGAGCACTACTTCTCCGCGGACCCGTCGGTGCCGTTCGAGCGCATCCCGGTCAGGGCCGAGGTATGGGACGAGACGCTGCCGTTGGTCAGTGGATCGGGCGTCTTCGCGAAGGGACGCCTGGACATCGGCACGTCGGTGCTCTTCAAGGAGACGTCGCCGCCAGCCCTCGCGGCCGGGCAGCGTGTGCTCGACGCCGGCTGCGGCTACGGCGTCATCGGACTCGCTCTCGCCCGGCTTCTACCCGAGGTGGAGGTGGTCGGCGTCGACGTCAACGAGCGCGCGCTCCTGCTCGCCAACGAGAACGCCGCGAGCCTCGGTCTGGCCAACTACCGCGCCGTCCTCCCCGACGACCCGGACGCGCAAGGGGAGTGGGACGAGATCTGGTCCAACCCGCCCATCAGGATCGGCAAGCCGGCTCTCCACGAACTGCTGCTGACCTGGCTCCCGCGTCTCACCCCCGACGGGCGTGCGGTCATGGTCGTCGGCAAGAACCTCGGCGCCGACTCACTCCAACGCTGGCTCGGTGAGCAGGGCCTCCCGACCACAAGGATCGGATCGGCCAAGGGCTTCCGGGTCCTCGAGACGCGCCGCGAGGCGTGAGCTCGACTCAGACGGTCACCGGCGCGCCATGGAGGTGCACGGGCAGCCGGTCCAGGCCGTAGACGATCGACAGGTTGCGGAAGCCGAGCTCATCGAGGTCGGAGGTCGCCATGGCCAGGTCGGGGAAGCGGCGGGCGAGGCCGGTGAGGGCGGCGCGGAGCTCCATCCTCGCGAGTTCGGCACCGACGCAGCGGTGCATGCCGTGGCCGAAGGCGAAGTGCATCGTCTCGGCGTTGCGCAGGTCGAACTGCTCGGGGTTGGGTATCACGGCAGGGTCGCGGTTGGCGCCGGAGAGCGAGACGATGACGACGTCGCCCTTGCCGATGGAGTGGCCGAAGAGGTCGTGGGAATGGCGCGCGAAGCGCGGGAACGCGATCTGGACCGGGCAGAGGTAGCGCAACAGCTCGTCGACGACGGAGTTCACCTCCGCCGGCGTGCCCTCGCGCAGCAGGCGGTACGCCTCGGGGTTCTGCGTCAGCACGTAGGCACCCATGGACAGCATCGCCGCGGACGTCTCGTAGCCGCCGAGGAAGACGCCGTCGGCAAGCCCGCCGAGCTCGACGTCGTCGAACTCGTCGCCCTTGGTACGGATGATCTCGCCGATCATGCCGTCACCGGGGTTGTCCCGCTGGCGACGTACGGTCTCGATCAGGAAGCTGCGCGTCTCGGAGGCGGCGTCGAAGGCGCCGGCCCCGCCCTCGGAGACGTCGAAGCGGGCGATGCCGAGATCGTGGAACTCGTCGCGGACGTCCTCCGGCATGCCCAGGAGGTCGCAGATGACGCGGAAGGGGATCTCGAAGCCGAAGAGGTCGACGAGGTCGACGGTGCCGTCGCCGGCGGCGGCAGCGGACTCCATCTCGTCGAGGGACTTCTCGACGATGGCCTCGATGCCCTCGTCAAGGCGACGGAGTCGACGCATCGTGAACTCCGGAGTCAGCACGCCGCGTAGGCGGGTGTGATCGGGCGGGTCGGTGAACCCGAGGCCGCCGACGCCGTCGGCGCCGCTCTGGTCGCGCTTGCCCAGGAGGTGGCGGATGTCGTTGGAGTACGACGTCATGTCGGCCAGGACGACCTTGGCCTCCTCATGCCCGGAGACCAGCCAGATCTTGATACCGAGGATGTCACCGAGTTGATGGATCGGGTCGATGGCCCGCTGTTCGGCCAGTTGCGGCACCGGATCTACGCGCAAGCGCCGCAGCGGGTAGGTGAGGTGCTCGGGGACCCTCTTGAGAGTCGTGATGTCGGGCAGGCCGCCCGACGTCTTCCGCATCGCCCATCGCAGCACGATCTTGCGCGCGGCTGCCCTGAGGCCCCCAACCACTGCCATGGCTCTAGTGTGACTGACTCTCTGGCCGGACGCGCCTCAGGGGATCCCCTGAGGCGCGCCCGGTTTTTTTCACCAAGGAGAGGGACAGTCAGTTCTTGGACGTGCCGCCACCGTCGGAGTCGAGGGTGAGGGACACGGTGTGCTCCTTGTCGTCGCGGGTGTAGGTCAGCTCGACCTTGTCCCCGGGGCGGTAGGCGCGGATGGTGGCGACGAGCGAGTCGCTCCCGACGATCTGGGTCGAGTCGACCTTCATGATGATGTCGCCGGCCTTGAGGCCGCTCTTCGCGGCGGTCGAGCCGCTCGTGACGGCCTGGATCTGGGCGCCCGGACTGCTGAACGCCTCGGTCGACTGCTGGGGCTCGGAAGGCTGTGACGGCTGGGTGCCCTCCGACCCGCCGAACGGGTCGAACCCGCCGCCGTCGCTCTGACCGTCTCCCTGGCCGTCGCTCTGGCCATCCCCCTGACCGCTGCCGTCGTCGTCCGACGTGGTGACGCCGACGTCGTGGACGGTGATGCCGAGTCGTGCGTGGGTGGGCGTCTCGCCCTTGATCATCTGCTCGATGATCGGCTTGACCTCGTCGAGCGGGATCGCGAAACCGAGGCCGATGGAGCCGGCCTCGCCGCTGACGCTCGTGGAGTCCGACGCCGTGCGGATCGACGCGTTGATGCCGATGACCTGTCCGTCCATGTTGACGAGCGGGCCACCGGAGTTGCCGGGGTTGATCGCCGCGTCGGTCTGGATCGCCGGGTAGACGGTCGCATTGTTATCCGAGTCGGAGCCCACGTTCACGGGACGGTTGAGGGCCGACACGATGCCCGAGGTGACGGTGGAGTCAAGGCCGAAGGGCGAGCCGATCGCGACCACGCTCTGGCCGACGGCGAGCTCGTTCGAGGAGCCGATGGTCGCCGGCGTCAGGCCCGACTTGTCGACCTTGATGACCGCGGTGTCGGTGAGGGAGTCGGTGCCGAGGACCTTCGCGTCGGCCGACGTCCCGTCGTTGAAGTCGACTCGGATCTTCCCGCTGGTCCCGGCGATCTCGACCACGTGGTTGTTGGTGAGGATGGTGCCGTCGGCGGTGAGGATGATGCCCGAACCGGAGCCGGACTCCTGGGAGCCCGCAACCTCGATCTTCACGACGCTCGGCAGCACCTTCGTGGCCACCGCCTGGATGCTGCCCGAGGGTGCGGCGGTGGTGGTGCCCTTCGTCGACGTACCGGTGGAGGAGAAGAGGCCACCGGTGCTGTCGTCGTGGGTGTCGTTGAAGAGTGCCGCGCCGCCGTATCCGGCACCGCCACCGACGATCAGGGCCGTGGCGACGGCGCCCGCAGCGAGACCGAGACGACCGCCGCGGCGGGACTTGCGCGCCGCGGGCGCGGGCGCGGGAGCAGGCTCACCGAACCAGAGCGGAGCCGTGGGATTCGGCTGGCCACCGCTCGGCGGCGGCCCCGACGGGCCGGCATAGAACTGCTCGGTGGGCTCGTTGTCGGGTTGGTGCTCGTTCATGCGACCTACTGTGCCTCGCGATTCTGGGAAGCCGCTGAAAGGCACCTTCTGTTCACCTCAATAGTCCATGCTGGGCCGGATGCTCCCCGAAAGTCCGCTGCTTCGCTCTGCCCTCGCTCCGGTCCCGCGCACGCTGGTCGAGATCTTCCGCGAGACCGCGGCGCAGGCAGCCGACGAGCCGGCGCTCGAGGCGGGCAACGGCGTGCTCACCTATGCCGAGCTCGAGGAGGCCGCCGACGAGCTGGCGGCAGAGCTCGCGGCACTGGGTATCGGCCGAGGCGACAAGGTAGGGGTGCGGATCAACTCCGGCACCCTCGAGCTGTACGTCGCCATCCTGGGCATCCTCGTCGCCGGAGCCGCCTACGTCCCGGTCGACGCCGACGACCCGGACGAGCGGGCGAAGCTGGTCTTCGGCGAGGCCGACGTCGCGGCCGTCATCGGAAACGAGCTGGTGGTCGACGTACGTAGGCAGCGGGACCAGCGCGAGGCGGAGGGGCCGACGCCCGAGGACGACTGCTGGGTGATCTTCACCTCAGGGTCGACGGGCAAGCCGAAGGGCGTGGCGGTCACGCACCGCAACGGTGCGGCCTTCGTCGACGCCGAGTCCCGCATGTTCCTCCAGGAGGCGCCGATCGGTGTCGGTGACCGGGTGATGGCGGGCCTGAGCGTCGCCTTCGACGCGAGCTGCGAGGAGATCTGGCTCGCCTGGCGGTACGGCGCCTGCCTGGTGCCCGCCCCCCGCGCCCTCGTCCGCAGCGGAGTCGACGTCGGCCCGTGGCTGATCGCCAACCGGATCACCATCGTCTCCACGGTGCCGACCCTGGTGGCGCTCTGGCCCCCCGAGAGCCTGGTCAAGGTGCGGCTGCTGATCACCGGCGGCGAGGCCATGCCGCCGGAGCTCGCCACCCGCCTCCAGGCGCCCGGCCGCGAGGTCTGGAACACCTACGGGCCCACCGAGGCCACGGTCGTCGCCTGCGGGGCACTGGTCACGGGCGAGGGGCCGATCCGGATCGGGCTGCCTCTCGACGGCTGGGACCTCGAGGTCGTCGACCCGGCCACCGGCGTCCCGGTGGCCGACGGGCAACCTGGCGAGCTGATCATCGGGGGCGTCGGTCTCGCCCGCTACCTCGACCCGGTCAAGGACGCAGACAAGTACGCCCCGATGCCGACGCTCGGTTGGGAGCGTGCCTATCGCAGCGGCGACATGGTGATCCGTGACCCCGAGGGGCTCCTCTTCGGAGGCCGGGCAGACGACCAGATCAAGCTCGGCGGCCGCCGGATCGAGCTCGGCGAGATCGACAACGCGCTCCTCAACCTCGACGGCGTGAAGGGCGCGGCCGCCGCCATCCGCACGACAGCGGCGGGTAACCAGCTCCTCGTCGGCTACCTCGCGGTCGACGCCACCTTCGACCAGGCGGCCTCCCTGGCCCGGCTGCGCGACGAGATGCCGGCCGCCCTGGTGCCGCGTCTCGCGATCCTCGACGACCTCCCCACGCGGACCTCCGGCAAGGTCGACCGCGACGCGCTGCCGTGGCCGCTTCCGCGCGCCGCCGGTGAGACCGACGCCGGCCTGGAGGGCACCCAGACCTGGCTCGCCGAGCTCTGGCTGGAGATCCTCGGCGCCGAGGTGACCGCACCGACCGACGACTTCTTCGACCTCGGCGGCGGTTCGCTGACGGCGGCCCAGCTCGTCTCGAAGCTGCGTGAGCGCTTCCCCGAGGTCGCCATGGGCGACGTCTACGAGCAGCCCACCATCGGGCGGCTGGGGGAGTACCTCGACCAGCTCACCGAGGCCGGCCCGGCCCTCGACCGCGAGGTCCCGGCGGTCCCGCTCAAGACCCGCGCCGCCCAGGTCGCCGCCACGATCGGCCTGCGCTGCTTGGCCGCGCCGCGCTGGATGACCTGGATCGCCCTCGCCTCGACGCTCGCGCACCACGCGTGGAGCGACGCCTTCCCCGAGCTCGCATGGCCGGTCCTCGTGGTCGCGGCCCTGCTCTTCCTCACCCCGCCCGGGCGCATGCTCACCGCCGTGGCGGTCGTGCGCGGCGTACTCGCGGGCGTCGACCCCGGTGACTACCCGCGCGGTGGCAAGGTCCACCTGCGGCTGTGGTTCGCCGAGCACGCCGTCGACGAGCTGGCGGCAGCCAACCTCTCCGGCGCGCCGCTGATGACCTGGTATGCCCGGCTCCTCGGCTGCAGTGTCGGCAAGGACGTCGACCTGCACTCACTGCCGCCCGTGACCGGATTCCTGACCCTCGGCAGCGGGGCCTCGATCGAGCCCGAGGTCGACCTGTCGGGCCACTGGATCGACGGCGACACCGTCCACGTCGGAAGGATCAAGGTCGGAGCAGGCGCGCGCATCGGCGCCCGCTCGATGCTCCTCCCGGGCTCGAGGATCGGCGCCGGCGCCGAGATCGCGCCCGGGTCGGCCGTCTTCGGCTCCGTGCCGGAAGGGGAGTGGTGGTCCGGCTCGCCGGCCGTCCGCGGCGCCGACCAGGCCCGCGGCCCCTGGCGCGAGCGCGAGCCCCGCAGCCGCCTCTGGGTCGCCGCGTACGCCGTCAGCGCGCTCGGCCTCGCCGCCCTCCCGCTCCTCGCCGTCCTGTGGGCCACCCGCATGGTGCTGTGGGCCGCAGGCCGGCCGACCGACGTCGACGACACCTGGCGGCTGCTGCTCTGGGCGCCGCTCGGGCTCGTCGTCGGCTACGTCTCGCTGGCGCTCTTCATCCTGCTGGTCGTCCGCACCGCCGGCCTGTGGATCCGGCCCGGTGTGCATCCGGTGAGGTCCTTCGTCGGCCTCGGTGTGTGGACGACGATCCGGGTGCTCGACGACGCCCGCACCTGGCTCTTCCCGCTCTACGCCTCCAGCCTGACGCCGGTCTGGCTGCGACTGCTCGGAGCGAGGATCGGCAAGGACGTCGAGGCCTCGACCGTGCTGATGATCCCCAGCCTCACCCAGGTCAACGACCTCGCCTTCCTCGCCGACGACACCCTGATCGGTGGTTACGAGCTCGGCGGCGGCTGGATCCGCGTCGAGCGGGTCAAGATCGGCAAGCGTGCCTTCGTCGGCAACTCCGGCATGGCGGCGCCGGGCCGCAAGGTGCCCAAGGCCTCGCTCGTCGCGGTCCTCTCGGCGGCGCCCAACCGCAAGCACGTCACCAAGGGCGTCAGCTACCTCGGCAGTCCGCCGGCCCCCCTGCGCCGCACCGCGGAGGAGCAGCCCTCAGAACGCACCTACCGGCCCACCACGGTGCTGCGCACCGCACGGGCGGTGATCGAGCTCTGCCGGCTCATCCCCGCGGTGATCGGCATCGCCCTCTACGGCGTCGTCGTGATCGACCTGCTGCAGCTCTGGTCCTCGACGCACTGGTGGGTCGCCGTACTCCTGGCCGGACCGACGCTGTGGCTCGCCGGCATCGTCGGTGCCCTGATCGCCGTCGCCGCCAAGTGGGCGCTGGTCGGCCGACTCAAGCCCGGCGGCCACCCCCTGTGGAGCTCCTTCGTGTGGCGCAACGAGCTCGCCGACACCTTCATCGAGGTCGTCGCAGCACCGTGGTTCGCCAACCACGTCACGGGTTCGCCGCTGCTCACCACGTGGTTCCGCGCCCTCGGCGCCCACATCGGCAAGGGCGTCTGGTGTGAGTCCTACTGGCTCCCCGAGACCGACCTCGTCACCCTCGGCGACGGCGCAACCGTCAACGCCGGCACCGTCGTGCAGACCCACCTCTTCCACGACCGCCTTCTCGCCCTGGACACCGTGACCCTCAAGCGCGGTGCGACGCTCGGCCCCAACAGCGTGATCCTTCCCGCAGCCACCCTCGGGCGGCACGCGACCGTCGGTCCGGTCTCGCTCGTCATGCGTGGGGAGTCAGTGCCGGACAAGACCGCGTGGATCGGGAACCCCATCGGTCCGTGGGCCCTGTGACCGCCCCACTAGGCTCGCCGGCAATGCCTCTCCCGACCGCTGACCCCTACCTGCCCGGCCACGGCGACAGGTCGTGGAGCGCGCGCCACTACGACCTCTCCCTCGACTACACGGTCGACGAGAACAGGCTGCGGGGCGAGGCGAGGATCACCGGCGTCGCCCTCTCCGACACCAGCAGGATCGTCGTCGACCTCGCCGGTCTCGCGGTCGCCAAACTGACGATGGACGGCAAACAGCCCAAGTGGGCCGCGCGCGGGGACCGCCTGGTCATCACCCCTCGCAGCCCGCTCACGGAGGGTGCGGAGTTCACCCTCGTCCTCAAGTACGCCGGCGTCCCGCGGCCCACGATCGCCACGCACCACGGCGATGCAGGCTGGGAGGAGCTCACCGACGGTGTGATCGTCGCCGGCCAGCCGCACGGTGCCCCCACGTGGTTCCCCTGCAACGACCGGATGGACGACAAGGCCGCCTACCGGATCGAGGTGACGACCCAGCCCGGCTACACCGTCGTAGCCAACGGCGACCTGACTGCTCGGATCCGGCGGGGGAGCGGCGAGACCTGGGTCTACGAGCAGGACGAGCCGATGTCGCCGTACCTCGCAACGGTGCAGATCGGGCGCTACGAGCTGACCGCGCTCGACCCCGGTGAGGCCGGTGTGCCGATCACCATCGCCGCGGTACCCGGCGCCGACTGGCGTCCGGCCTTCGGGCACCAGCCGCAGATCATGGCCGCCTTCAGCCGCCTCTTCGGGCCCTACCCCTTCCCGACGTACACCGTCGTCATCACCGACGACGAGCTCGAGATCCCGTTGGAGTCACAGAGCCTGTCGACGTTCGGCCGCAACTTCCTCAACGCCGACTGGCGGCTCAACCGCCTCGTCGCGCACGAGCTCGCCCACCAGTGGTTCGGTAACACGGTCACGGCCGCGTCCATGCAGGACATCTGGCTGCACGAGGGTTTCGCCTGTTACGCCGAGTGGCTCTGGTCCGAGGAGGCCGGTCGCGAGACCGCACAGGCCTGGGCGGAGCGCCACCACCAGAAGCTGAGCCAGCTCCCGCAGGACCTGGTCCTCGGAGACCCCGGACCGGCGGACATGTTCGACGACCGGGTCTACAAGCGTGGCGCCCTCCTGCTCCACGCCCTGCGTGAGCGCATAGGCGACGACGTCTTCTTCGAGCTCCTGCGTGCCTGGGTACGCCGACACCGCGGCTCCTGCGTCACGACGGCGGACTTCGTCGCCCTGGCCGAGGAGCTCTCGGGGACGTCGCTGGGCACGCTCTTCGAGACCTGGCTTCAGGAGCGTTCGCTGCCCGGTCTACGGTAGGACCCGTGACTGAATCTCTGACCGTTCGCGACAACCGCACGGGCACGGAGTACGAGGTCCCGATCACGGACGGCACCATCCGCGCCGCCGACATCGGGAAGATCAAGGCATCCGAAGACACGCCGGGCCTTGCCGTCTACGACCCCGGCTTCGTCAACACCGCCTCGTGCCGTTCGTCCATCACCTACATCGACGGTGACAAGGGCATCCTGGAGTACCGCGGCTACCCGATCGAGCAGCTGGCCGAGAAGTCCAGCTTCCTCGAGGTCGCGTACCTCCTCATCCACGGCGACCTGCCCACCAAGGAGCAGTACGAGGCCTGGGTCCACCACATCACGTACCACACGTTCGTCCATGAGAACGTGAAGGACTTCATGCAGGGATTCCGTTACGACGCGCACCCCATGGGCATGCTCATGGCCTCCGTCGGCGCCCTCTCGACGTTCTACCCCGAGTCGCGCAACATCTCCGACGCCGATAACCGCAACATCCAGATCATCCGGATGATCGCGAAGATGCCGACGCTCGGTGCCTGGTCGTTCCGTCACGCGCAGGGCAAGCCCTACGTCTACCCGGACAACAGCCTCGACTACTCGGGCAACTTCCTCTCCATGCTCTTCAAGATGAGCGAGACGCAGTACGAGCCGGACCCGCGCCTGGTCAAGGCGCTCGACACGCTCCTGATCCTTCACGCCGACCACGAGCAGAACGCGTCCACCAACGCCGTCCGCTCCGTCGGCTCCACGCAGGTCGACCCCTACTCGGCGGTCTCCGCCGGTGTGGCGGCCCTCTTCGGCCCGCTGCACGGCGGCGCGAACGAGGCCGTGCTGCGGATGCTCAAGCGGATCGGCACCGTCGACAACATCCCCTCCTTCATCGAAGGCGTGAAGAACGGCGACGAGCGCCTGATGGGCTTCGGCCACCGGGTCTACAAGAACTACGACCCGCGCGCCAAGCTGATCAAGAAGGCCGCCGAGGACGTCTTCGAGGTCACGGGCACCAATCCGCTCCTCGACATCGCCGTCGAGCTCGAGCGGATCGCGCTGTCGGACGAGTACTTCGTCAAGCGCAAGCTCTACCCGAACGTCGACTTCTACTCCGGCCTCATCTACGAGGCGCTCCAGTTCCCGCCGGAGTTCTTCACCGTCCTCTTCGCCATCGGCCGTACGCCGGGCTGGCTGGCGCAGTGGCTGGAGCTGACGCAGGACAAGGAGCAGAAGATCGCCCGCCCGAAGCAGATCTATACCGGCGAGCGCGGCCTGACCTTCACCCCCGCCGAGGAGCGCTGGGCCTGAGCCACACTGCGGGGCCGTCGTACGCCGTTTTGACCGGTGTACGACGGCCCCGTAGCCTTTTTCAGTCGTGACCCCTGCCGCCTGGTTCGCCAGGTAGCTCCGGGGAGGTGTCGAGCCCGCTCGTACGCCCCGGACTGTTGTTCGTCAGAGGCCACGGTATTTCATTCCAACGAACTAGTGAGGCACCCGTGGGCACCTACGCTCCGAAGCCCGGCGACATCGAGCGCGCCTGGCACGTGATCGACGCGACTGACGTCCGTCTCGGCCGCCTGTCCGTGCAGGTCGCGAACCTGCTGCGCGGCAAGCACAAGCCGATTTTCGCACCCAACGCTGACACCGGCGACTTCGTCATCGTCATCAACGCCGAGAAGGTCTCCCTCTCCGGCACCAAGCGCACCACCAAGCTCGCGTACCGCCACTCGGGTTACCCGGGCGGTCTCACCGCGACCCCGATCGGCGAGATCCTCGACAAGGACGCTCGCAAGGCGATCGAGAAGGC of Nocardioides sp. Kera G14 contains these proteins:
- a CDS encoding citrate synthase, which gives rise to MTESLTVRDNRTGTEYEVPITDGTIRAADIGKIKASEDTPGLAVYDPGFVNTASCRSSITYIDGDKGILEYRGYPIEQLAEKSSFLEVAYLLIHGDLPTKEQYEAWVHHITYHTFVHENVKDFMQGFRYDAHPMGMLMASVGALSTFYPESRNISDADNRNIQIIRMIAKMPTLGAWSFRHAQGKPYVYPDNSLDYSGNFLSMLFKMSETQYEPDPRLVKALDTLLILHADHEQNASTNAVRSVGSTQVDPYSAVSAGVAALFGPLHGGANEAVLRMLKRIGTVDNIPSFIEGVKNGDERLMGFGHRVYKNYDPRAKLIKKAAEDVFEVTGTNPLLDIAVELERIALSDEYFVKRKLYPNVDFYSGLIYEALQFPPEFFTVLFAIGRTPGWLAQWLELTQDKEQKIARPKQIYTGERGLTFTPAEERWA
- the rplM gene encoding 50S ribosomal protein L13 — protein: MGTYAPKPGDIERAWHVIDATDVRLGRLSVQVANLLRGKHKPIFAPNADTGDFVIVINAEKVSLSGTKRTTKLAYRHSGYPGGLTATPIGEILDKDARKAIEKAVWGMLPKNKLGRQMITKLKVYSGPTHPHTAQKAVPFEITQIAQ